The genomic segment CATGGTCGTCATAGGACACGTCATTGAAGTCGACCAGGCCGCTGACCACGTAGTCTTCGAGGCGTGCTTCTTCGAAGCCTCCCACGCCGAGCGCGATGACTTCCAGCTGTTGCGTGCGCAGATGTTGTACCCAGAGCTCGACTGAGACGGCCGGATACTTCATCGAGTCCAGCTTGAGCGTGAAGGGCTTAAACCCTGATTTCACCTCGCCCTTGGGCACGACGAGGATGCGGGGAATATCGATAGTCTGGTCGGCGACCAAGCCCACCGTCCTCGCGACGATCGCGGCGATGTCCGGCTTTTCTGTGACGCCCTCCAGCTCTAACTGCGGGGTTCGGTATTGCTCCTCAACCGCCTTGACGATGGCCGCCTGTATCTCCGGCCTTCGCAGATGCTCGACCGTGGGGGCCAGCGATGGCTGACTGCCAAGGGCCTGGATTGCCTTGTAGGCAAGCTGCGAGATCTCGCGCTCCTCGGCTTTGGCAAACGCAGGCGCTTCTGACTGCCCAGCGACGGTCGTGGTCGCTGTCATCTGCGTGGGCTGGAAGCCCAGCCGTGTGGCCAACTGCGATTGCGAAACGACCGTGGCGGTTTTCTGCTTCAGGCGATCCGGGTCCAACTCCACCGTCTTGATGCTGATGGGCGAGTCCGCGCGCCGCGCCTCGTCGATGATCTCCTGAAACTTGTCGTGGGCCACGATGTTCAGCCGGTCCACCGCCGTCACGCCGGTGCGCCTCCCATAGGGCAGGCGCAGGCCACGTCCGATGGACTGCTCGATCAGGATGCGGGCGTTGGCCGCCCGAAGCGGCACGATGGTGTAGAGGTTGGTGACGTCCCAGCCTTCCTTCAGCATGTTGACGTGGATCACGATCTCAGTCGGCTCGTCGGTGCGCTCCACCTTCAACAAGCGTTGGATCATCTCCTCTTCGTCAGCACCGGTCTTGCTCGAGTCAACCTGGATGACCTTGTCCTCGTAACGGCCTGCGAAGAAATCCTTGGACTGAATCAGCTGTAGCAGTGATCCTGCATGGGTCGTGTCACGGGCGATCACCAGTAGAAAGGGTTTGACGATGACATTGCCGCTTTCACGCGCGTAGGTCTCCATCTCCACCTTCACGCTTTCATGCAACCGCACGCCGTCTTTCAGCTTCAGAAGTTCGATTTCCTCCGTGGACATGCCGGCCGGATTGAAATTCTTGCGTGTGACAACTGCCGGCTCCTTCACGAAGCCGTCGGCCATGGCCTGGCTAAGCGGGTAGTCGTAGATGACGTTCTTGAAGGGCACCGCGCCCTTCGTGGTCTCCACATACGGCGTGGCCGTCAGCTCCAAGCCCAAGATCGGCTTCAGTTCGTTGATCGCCCGCACCCCGGCACTGGCTCGGTAGCGGTGCGACTCGTCCATGAGCAGCACCAGGTCAGGTAGCCCGGCCAGGTAGTCGAAGTAGCTCTGTCCGATGTACTCGGACAGCCGCTTGATGCGCGGTGACTTTCCACCGCGCACCTCCGAGTTGATCTTGGAGATATTGAAGATGTTGACCTTGCAGCGAACCAGGTTGGAGAACAACGAGCCCGCCTTGGCCTCGTAGTTGTCACCCGTGATGATTTCCGGCGGGTCGATGGCGAACTCGGCGATGCCCTTGAAGACGTACTTCGGGCTCTGTCGGTCCTCAAAATCGGCGATCAGCTTGTTGTAGATCGTGAGGTTCGGCGCCAGCACGAAGAAGTTGTCGATGCCGTGGGCCAGGTGCAGATAGCTGACAAACGCGCCCATCAGCCGCGTCTTGCCGACGCCGGTGGCCAGTGCGAAACACAGCGACGGAAAGTCGCGCTCAAAGTCCGTAACGTTCGGGAACTCACTGCGAAGAAGATCCAGCGCAGCCGTCGCGTCCGCGCCTCCGCGCGGCGGCAGGATCTCGGTCACGCGGTCGAGCAGTTCCAGGGAGCGCCGCTGCGGTGCGCGTAGGCTCAGCCGCCCGGCAATGGCGTTGACATGCCGATTCATTCCTTCTCCCCTGGGTTCTTTTTCGTCTTCTTCGGCAAGCCTTTGCGTTGATGCGTGGCCAGACCCTTCAAGTGCTTGGCAGCCGCATCAAAATCCCGCTCGACTGCGGTGACCTCATCGGCGCGCTGTCGGCGGAAAAACTCGAACTGCGTCTCTGCGTGCTTCAATGCCGCGTCGTGGCTGATGCTGCCCGCATGGCTCAGAACATCGCGTTCGCCCAAGCGCAGGAAGTCATCGAGCTTGGTGATCCAGTCCGCCATCGCCATGGGCCGTCGGTTCAAGGCCTGCACCTCCGCGAATTCCAGGTAGGCGTTGACGATCTTGTTCAGTGCGTCCAGCTCTGTAGCGTTCAGATAGTTTTTGGCAACACTCGCGTCGGACTTGCGCGGGCGGGTGGCGCTCCAGCTCGTCATACCCATGTTCGGCTTAGCTGCGTCAGCCCGGCCCTTCACGATCTCGGCCGCAGTGT from the Polycyclovorans algicola TG408 genome contains:
- a CDS encoding DEAD/DEAH box helicase; this encodes MNRHVNAIAGRLSLRAPQRRSLELLDRVTEILPPRGGADATAALDLLRSEFPNVTDFERDFPSLCFALATGVGKTRLMGAFVSYLHLAHGIDNFFVLAPNLTIYNKLIADFEDRQSPKYVFKGIAEFAIDPPEIITGDNYEAKAGSLFSNLVRCKVNIFNISKINSEVRGGKSPRIKRLSEYIGQSYFDYLAGLPDLVLLMDESHRYRASAGVRAINELKPILGLELTATPYVETTKGAVPFKNVIYDYPLSQAMADGFVKEPAVVTRKNFNPAGMSTEEIELLKLKDGVRLHESVKVEMETYARESGNVIVKPFLLVIARDTTHAGSLLQLIQSKDFFAGRYEDKVIQVDSSKTGADEEEMIQRLLKVERTDEPTEIVIHVNMLKEGWDVTNLYTIVPLRAANARILIEQSIGRGLRLPYGRRTGVTAVDRLNIVAHDKFQEIIDEARRADSPISIKTVELDPDRLKQKTATVVSQSQLATRLGFQPTQMTATTTVAGQSEAPAFAKAEEREISQLAYKAIQALGSQPSLAPTVEHLRRPEIQAAIVKAVEEQYRTPQLELEGVTEKPDIAAIVARTVGLVADQTIDIPRILVVPKGEVKSGFKPFTLKLDSMKYPAVSVELWVQHLRTQQLEVIALGVGGFEEARLEDYVVSGLVDFNDVSYDDHADLLYDLARQTVEHFKTYLSEDDARKVLHCYQRDIARFVHSQMQDNHWMDPSVEYEVKISKGFTELKSSAYTYAAHEPPADYRVAPADKSNMARYVFGGFQRCLYPVQKFDSDAERKLAVILDRDALKWFRPAKGQFQIFYKNGADHQEYQPDFVAETGDCIYMLEPKAKNELSDTDVLAKKEAAVRWCANASQHAATYQGKPWRYSLIPHNAIAENMTLQELARSYCD